In the genome of Hymenobacter cellulosivorans, one region contains:
- a CDS encoding Dps family protein, translating to MATKDTITKKPAAAKAAAAPKASPTASTGAAASNGNGQAVPSVQPVLNQQFNAPAPLQKYGTVSQRLPIGLDEKTRQESVNNLNQMLADTITLRDLYKKHHWQVVGPTFYQLHLLYDKHYEEQSVLVDTIAERIQILGGVAVAMAHDVAELASIPRPPRDREEAPIQVSRLLEAHQIILKNCHDFAKQADDSGDDGTNDLLVSEVLRANEMQVWFISEHVVDTPLARAE from the coding sequence ATGGCTACCAAAGACACCATCACCAAAAAGCCCGCTGCTGCCAAAGCTGCCGCTGCCCCCAAAGCTTCTCCTACGGCCTCAACTGGTGCTGCCGCCAGCAACGGTAACGGCCAGGCTGTGCCCAGTGTGCAGCCCGTCCTCAACCAGCAGTTCAACGCCCCGGCTCCGCTTCAGAAGTACGGCACCGTGTCGCAGCGCCTGCCTATCGGGCTCGATGAAAAGACCCGCCAGGAAAGCGTAAACAACCTCAACCAGATGTTGGCCGACACCATTACGCTGCGTGACCTTTACAAAAAACACCACTGGCAGGTAGTAGGCCCTACCTTCTACCAGCTGCACCTGCTCTACGACAAGCATTATGAGGAGCAAAGCGTACTGGTCGATACCATTGCCGAACGCATCCAGATTCTAGGTGGCGTAGCAGTGGCTATGGCCCACGATGTGGCCGAACTGGCCAGCATTCCGCGCCCCCCGCGCGACCGGGAAGAAGCTCCCATCCAGGTGTCGCGATTGTTGGAAGCCCACCAGATCATTCTCAAGAACTGCCACGATTTTGCTAAGCAGGCTGATGACAGCGGCGACGACGGCACCAACGATTTGCTGGTAAGCGAAGTGCTACGCGCCAACGAAATGCAGGTGTGGTTCATCTCCGAGCACGTAGTCGATACGCCCCTGGCCCGCGCCGAGTAG